One genomic segment of Solea senegalensis isolate Sse05_10M unplaced genomic scaffold, IFAPA_SoseM_1 scf7180000017664, whole genome shotgun sequence includes these proteins:
- the LOC122764792 gene encoding transcription factor HES-1-like — MTASTMAHNTGKHPTARDERKMRKPLIERKRRERINNCLDQLKETVIGAFRLDQSKLEKADILEMTVKHLQNIQSSKVSDSTSGLEAQQKYSTGYIQCMHEVRSMLLTCDWMDKSLGSRLLNHLLKSLPRSTDELPLSQPTATHTVPPPAGSRGLLGSALTEENLLHRDGTDRCGSHLGMLEMWRPW; from the exons atgactGCTTCGACCATGGCGCACAACACGGGGAAACATCCCACAGCCAGAGACGAGAGAAAG atgAGGAAGCCGCTCATTGAGAGGAAAAGGCGGGagaggatcaacaactgctTGGATCAGCTGAAGGAGACTGTGATTGGCGCCTTCAGACTTGAC CAATCTAAACTGGAGAAAGCAGACATTCTGGAGATGACAGTGAAACATCTGCAGAACATCCAGAGCAGTAAAGTCAGCG ACTCCACATCAGGTCTGGAGGCCCAGCAGAAATATAGCACAGGCTACATCCAGTGCATGCACGAGGTCCGCAGTATGCTGCTCACCTGCGACTGGATGGACAAGAGTCTGGGCTCCCGCCTGCTCAACCACCTCCTCAAGTCCCTGCCCAGGTCCACTGATGAGCTCCCACTCTCCCAgcccacagccacacacactgtccctcCTCCAGCCGGCAGCAGAGGCCTCCTCGGCTCAGCCCTCACTGAGGAGAACCTGCTCCACAGAGACGGGACCGACCGCTGTGGATCCCACCTGGGAATGCTGGAGATGTGGAGGCCCTGGTGA